CTTTTGTGGGAGAGAAGTTCCGGAAAAAAATGACCCGTTTTGTTCAGAGGAAACTCCGAAAGGAGAGAATGTCGGGGTCAAGGTTCAGCAGGTCAACATCTCTGACCTCAGAGGGCAGTGCAACTGTTTTCTGAAGACTCAGTGGATTTATTTCCAACATACAGAAGGAAAGAATTTTAGCACAGACAATACATTTAATTAGAGTTaatatagatttattttaagttttttatggatttgtcttattttatttcattatgtgtACACACCTTTAATTGCAGAAGATCCATTTTGTATTATGTAGAACACTGCTGCCATCTATTGGTGTCACTCTAATGATACCTCACTTTTCCAGCCTGTGATTACGTCAACTCCATGCTCCTTATTCCTCCTTCATTAGTCTTTAAGATAATCTTCCTACTGTACAGATCCTCAGTTTAATTAGCAATATTTTATCATTGCATATGCCTTTATCTTTAAGTGCtgctatatttttttatattaaaaagcaTTGCTTCAGATGTTACATGTCATGTTctgatacataaataaataaataatttccccAATTCTCATTGAACCGACTGTCTCTCTCCAAACTCAGTTAATATACACAAGAGTTCTAGTgatcaataaaataatgaataactCATCTTTCTCACAGGGAATTCATCATTTCAGTGTCTGAACAACATAATTCactgtaaatgaaaaataataaaaactctaTTATCCATAAAACATCAGTTGGATGAAAACAAATTCTACCAAAGATGTATTATTGATAACCTAAGAGGATTCActtaatttgattaaaagaaaaatatattttgcatttataaCGTGTCAAATGAAATTAGACTTtaagaaagtaaaaataaaacagtggtAAAAATATCCAGTGATGGACTGTGTCgtctgttttgtttacttttttgtgtAATACAGTGTGAAGGATGCatctaaattaactttttttttattattatttatttatcaggaGAGATTTATAGTTTAGGTTGCATATTTTCGATAACCTGGCTTTCTAAAAACTAGTTTACATGTAATTCCTGACAACTATCTACCACTATTATGCATTATTATAGTAGGtcaaaaacttttttcatgGATATAAACTTAAACTATAATTGGGAATGTATTTAGAATAATCataaaaagtaaggaaatgtgtgttttatctaCTATTTCTTTGCTGCAACAATGCttcttgacaataaatcttAAAAAGCATAAATTCATAAAGCcagtttatatttcttttaaatggtaTATTTAATTACCAGCTCATCCCACATTTTCTTTTGCGGGATGAGTATGTGGGTGGTGcccataaaaacattttaaatattctctGCTAATGCCACACAGTTTATTTTGCGATTGACTCTTGTTTGATGTCCTTTGTTGGATTAGATTATTGAAGTTTGAAGAAACAAATCATATCAAGTGCCACATACTGCACCACAGATATCTACAATAAAGGAGCTGCTGGCCAATGGGGCTGAACGTCCACACTGgtggccatcttgccacagtcaGCTTGTTCTATcataatattgttttaatggtgcatgcactttataaataaccatAATTTGCCCAATTTTATAGCAATTTGTTTGGGCTTGGTTTGTTATAAACGCTATGTTGAAGAGAAGTAGCTATGACAATGCATTCTTATGAATAATACTTatgaataatgataatgaataattatagcTAATGATTTTAGAGCAGAGCTTTAATCATGGACTTTCATATGAAAATTAACAGATGCAATTAAAATACAAACTCACAAGGTATTtatgttaaatcaatatttaggcTTCTAAAACTCAGCTTAGAGAAAGAgaacatttcaataaaaaaaaatatatatatatatatatatgtgtgtgtgtgtgtgtgtgtttcctccttATTTTCAGATACAGCACTGAAGCTGGTTACAGGAAACCAAGACTCATTGGCGACACTACTTTTGAGGCTTAAGGTCTTAAGGTTAGGCAATAGGTAAGTGAAGATGGTCTTTTATgttcattattgttattaaatcAGATATAATTCTTATAGAGGATTTCACAATTTCTCaagtaaaaagttattttttcttatgTGGATGGTTATTTTATTACTTGATGGAAATCAAATCCAGAGTGTTCATATGACagagttatatatatatatatatatatatatagttatatatatatatatataatatattatttatattatcataacacattataatacatttataatacATTATTCTCATTGTTCAGTTCAATGTCAGTAACATCATGGacataaaaattatatttatttgcacTAAATAAATAGGTATAAGATTTATACATATACACCCAGTAATGCAGCTTGTTGAAATCCCCACCCTGTACAAAGAACTAGACTATAGTGGAGATTTACACATggaggacagagataaaaacagagagatgtGTGAGTGAAACAGTGGAATTGAATTTAATACTGAAAAGGCTCCGAGATACACTGATATACGATTAAATGACCCAACTTAAGGTTTCACTAGACAAATACACAGGGCCTAGCAGAGTGAGAGAGAACTTCAAACGAACAtaaactacacctcagtaatcaaagcaCAAgcccttttaaaataaaacagaaaagtaataataataataatgataataaaaaaacagcccaaaaaaaCATGGCTTGGCTAAAACCCTTTGAACAGGACTGTTTAGTTAAGCTTCTGGTGCATGCTCTTTCTCCAGTAGGGGTTGTGGCAACAATAGTGGTCTGGTCCAGACCATGGTCCGTcgatggtccggaccactgtgatgagtggtccctgccactaggagacatttaaatcagTGGTAGCTTCATACTATACATTTCAGATACCAATATAAGAAAggctaattttattatttatttattttaagtttttaatggAAGCAAAATTCATCATATATAAAAGTGACATTTGCTAAAAGAATaggaaaaatgaaatattagagCATTAGATTTTGAGTCACTGGTAGGtaccattaaaattaatttgttaaaagctcTTTTTCCcccacacattttcacacaacTTTTCTCCCCATGCTATGGAATAATAGAGTGACAACCACTAATAGGAAGCCAATATCTAAACAAAATTGATATGAATAAGGCATTGTCTTTGTAATGGACTTTATGgacataaatggaaatattttatcaacatttttccactaaatttattttgtattttcctaAAATAGAATTCATTAAAGTTCGCAAACCATTCCTGTACCCCCTGCTTTTTGTCTTACACAATGGTTTACAATATTCTCTTCTGAAATCAAGTTTAACAGAAACTGTAGTAGGAGGACTTAATTTAACTAAAATGATTACTACATAGTTTAAATCTAAGATATTCCATAATTATGATCAACACATCAGACAAACAGCAGATCCTAAACTTTTCTCAATAATAAAGCCCAGTCTTCCTTCCTACTTTCTGCAATCAGACTTTACAACTCCTCTACCTCTGTCAGAGCCACTgttacaattattattattattattattattatttactgttgCTGCTACAATCATatactgttattattacactgtcacttttactattattatattatcatcTCACAAGTGCCCTTAAGTGcatctattctatttttctacttatctacttcattttattgtgcttttttgGTGTATTTTGTGTACTATATCAGAATTGCCTGTAAGACCCAAAGTCAAGGAAACACATTTTATCACCCACAAATGGCAGAAAGAACCCAGTCAGTtcatccatttaaaaacaacaggtgaCTAAACTGCtatgactaaaacaaaataaaatgataataaataataggcCAAAATAAAGTCAATAAGTTCCAGAAAACACAAGTGCAGCCCAGcagatattaatgaatgaaaatgagttTGAACCATctgaaacaaaatattaaacatggtcattcttttttaaaaagcttagtAACCCATGGGTGGTGGTTGGGGCATAAGAAATATTCGACTGAATCAAAATCTATCAAGTAACTCTGTGGTGATGAGTCGAAGGACCACAGCAAGGACCGCTGATATAGTTGCCACccagtggcagggaccactcaccACACTGGTGAAGAAAgtgaaatattattttaaaaagctgtggTAATTCTTACCTCTGTCGTGTGTCATTGTGGTAAAGATACTTTAGAATgaaaaaatttagaaaaataaattattataaaactatGTAACCTGTGAACCGCAAAGAGACAGTAAACCGTTCAAAAACCTCAGTCAGATCTTTTGAGAGTCTAACTGCTGTGgctccaaaaaacaaaacaaaacaaacaaacaaacaaacaaacaaaaaaagaaatcgTCACAAGAAGAACCCCGAGACATCAATTCCCAGAAGTCAGTGCGGCTACAAGACGACTGTACACGTGACTCACGTCTCAAAAAAACACGAGGCAGTAATCTCAACTTATTTTTCTGCAAGCTAACCTAAAATTGCTAACACGTACATTATGCCTAATGGAGAGCCAACCTGGTCTTGTGTAACCGACTTTCAGTAGCTTGCTTCTAACGGTATGTGATTATACTACaatgctgcatttttttcaaattattataattttatcttCTTTGTTAGCCAGCCATAGGCTGTGAGCTGTGTCCTAGTACTTTTGACTTACATCTAATATTAAATCTATTGTACAGGCCTGATTACTTGTGAAGCAAGAACAATCTAACAGGGTTAGCACGTTAGCAGCTATCGGGGGTCTGTGTAGATGGGCTGCTAAAACCCTGGCATGCTGGTTTGTGTAGCTTGTTTTCATTAACCCAGAAACACTAAACTCTGACCCAAATACTGAATACATATCAGTTGTATTTCTTTTGAATTGTTGTTTCTTGTCTATGTCATTTCTAGAAATTAcaaaattatgctttttttaaaaaaaaaaatagctgtaGCCAAAGAAACCTTATAGTATGAAAGTGTGGAGTACAACTcatgtgaaaatatttaattagaattttttattattattattttatgtcacAGAATTGCATAGGCCACAAATTCTGCATGTAAGATATCAGCACGTTTGTAAATAGTTGtcaaaataaactcatgaaggCCCCAAAATGTCTAGGGGTTTCAGAACTGGGTGCTACACCTCTTAGGATGGCTTACTGGCAGATGCAGACACAAGAACTCAGTTTAGATGTAAAAACCTAAagttatttttatgtacattttctcATTAGTCTTTAGAAGTACGCAAGATTTCATGAATTTTCAAGGACTGTTATGCATTGTGGTCTACTTGTAGTTCACAGGCACATCTGAATTTAAATTTGCACATATcagattttatgtttacataACTCTGCTTTAAAATGCCAGGGTTATGCTCTAAATTAACTGCCATCATAACAGCAACAACCTAGGCAAATTTGATGCATAAATCACGTTGCAGAACAAACAgaataggcaaggcaaggcagtttatttgtatagcacatttcatgtacaggacaattcaaagaaTAACACAACTTCTGTTCAGACGACCTGTCACAGTTTATTTTAAGGTCATGTTGATAGTTCTAATCTTTTGATCAGTTAATACCTGTGTTCAGGAGTGCGATTGTGCATCcctaattctgtttttatttagccaATGTGAAAAGTTTACTGTTGTGTGTAttagaaacaaaggaaaatttGTCAACTCTAGAAGCTCTAACCAGGAAAAAGAATCTTTCTTTGTTATAGAACCCAGTAGTTATTATAAGAACTTACTAAACTTATTCATACAtgataataaactgaataatacTGTcgtgttttttctctgtgtctgcACATACTGCTTCAGAATCGCCTGACTAACAGACAGCATTGTTATCATTTCAGGTTCACAATGACACCAGATTCAGCCGCTGGATAGGCTGCTGTCATACAATGTCACACGGTGGAATGAAGCAAAGGTCAACACTTTCTCTTACAAGCAAGCAGCATTTTAACTGCCATTTCATCACCCTGcaggatgttttgttttcttcagtttaGTCCTGTCTGACTCAGAGCAGCAGAAGAGTTGGGAGgaaagtttttacattttgctcAATCATTCCAAACTGAAAGTCAGTAGCTTTTCTCCTGCAAACAAATCCTCACATGGTGATCTGACAGAGCAGAAACATTGCACTCTGCTTCAGAGTGACCACGAACCAGCTGCCACAATGGCAGCAGATGACACTGCAGGAAGTGGGGACAGATCCGAGGGGGAGAAGGAGATGAATCTTGAAGTGACTCCATCTGAGGACGCTGAGGCACATGAAGACGGAGATGCAGAGATGGCCGTCTCTGCTCCGGAGACCCAGTCTCCCTCTGAGGAGCCCCCAGAGGATGTCGGCGAGGCTAGAAAGTGGAAATGGGCTGTAATATTCTTGTGTTTCTATGGGTTTATGTCATCTATTAAGCCCGGGGAGGCTTTCATTACGCCGTATCTGCTGAGCTTTGAGAAGAACTTCACCAGGGAGCAGGTAAGTGATGTCCTACTACTTTGGTATATTTGCTTGGAAGTGATTTAGCAGAgtaacatttcagatttttttttccctaagtGAAGCCATATAGAAGGTTATCCTCTAAAACTATTTAATAAGTTTGCCTTCATGCAGTTAAGCCCTTAATGTTAAGCACATACTGCCTGTGGTAAGTTTACTGATCCATCTTAATGTGGTCAAAGTTCACATTCCTCCAAAGTGGGGCAGTGTAATAGGTTTGTGAAAGTGGACAGATTTGTAGAGATGTGGTCAATATTTTGTTTGCCAGactttttttactatttatttttttatcatgaccTTAAATAAAGAACTGGTTACCTGCCAAAAGGAAGATGGACTCACAGCAGAGCTAAAGATAAAGCTAACAGcctgcatttttaatttaactaaacAGGTCTTCTCCACAGCCAGCTGTCCATTTTTCCTTCTATTACAGATCAGCTACACCCATCATAAATATCTGATTATTTTTCCCTTAAATTATGCAAATCTACACCAAAACTAAGCGGATTCTACGGCAGATTTATGACACACAGcttggtgtgtgtttgcatttgagTTTCCAGTTTCCCTCTGAtacaaacaaagaatatttcATTCCAGTTATTGGTAGTTTGTATATAATACCGATAGGCGGATCATGAAAACACGTCACCTCTGGCTTTCTGCTGTCAGACGTGATTGACATCAAATAACAAATTCTGAAGCTCAGAACCATTTAGATGTCATCAATACACTGTGTAAATATGTCGAGATGCATTTCCTTTACATTTTCTGGTATCTTTCATCTGACTGACTATTCTGGCTGAtggtcaaacaaaaacaaaccatattAGGACCTCACATTTGGCAACTGTTGCCTGTTTTTCTGCACAGCCCTTTTTTCTGGCATCTGAGGCCTTTTTAATATCCTGCCCTGGTTTTTCTGTCAGTAAACATTTGTTACTCAGCAGTTATTTGTCTGTTATATGAAATAGTTGGGCTTTTGGAAGTAATGTTAAACTTGTCATAGTAGTAAGTCAACAGGCTGAGAATATATCTATTTATCTTAACATCCAACCTATTTTTAATCCTTTTCCTTGCATTTATTGGTTAATGTTTATCTAAGTAAGCCGAAGTAATGtgctaatttttttattgtgttatgGATGAGGCTAACTGGTGTGATCTAAAGTAAAATTCTTTTACACAAAATCAGAGGAAGTTGAATGCAATGAATTGAACCCTTAAACATTATATTTGTGTTCTTTCTTAACAAGATGTGaacaaaaaattgcagttttgCATCctaatttcaataaaatgcaATACTAAATTATCCTCTCTAGACCAGCTTTTAAGCTACAACCTCCAAGATAACAAACGTTAGTGTTCACGATAAAGtggttttggtggattattttaACGGAGCACTTGTATTAACTTTGGACATCCGatgataaaaattctaaatgtaaggctttaAAAATATCAGACGTCAtaaggaagaaaaagttgtttttagtaGATTTGGTTCAGTGCTGTAACAAAGAACCTACAACCCAAAATCAGCGTCTCTTACAAATTCGACTTCAAATAATTCATCAACAATTTCACAGACTAATCTCTTTGCAATAATGCATTAATTTTGACatccttaatttatttaacaaatgtaGGCtacataaagtttttttttttacaattatcctGGAGACCCCTGAACTTATCTTGGGACATCTACGGGGTTTGGGTCCCCCAGTTTGGGGAAAGGCTGCTCTAGACCTGTATGAGTCCCATTACATTTGAGAACTAATAGCTTTAATCCATCTCATTGAATTCCAGGTGACCAATGAGATCACTCCTGTGCTGACGTACTCCTACATGGCCGTGCTGGTGCCAGCCTTCCTGTTAACAGATCTCCTGCGCTACAAGCCAGTCCTGATCATCCAGGCCGTCAGTCAGGTGGTCATCTGGGTCATTCTGCTCCTCGGTGACACGCTACTTCAGATGCAGCTCATGGAGTTTTTCTACGGCATTTACATGGCCTGCCGTGTGGCCTACTCCTCCTACATCTTCTCTCTGGTCAACCCGGTCCTCTACCAGCGCGTGGCAGGCTATTCGCGCTCCTCAGTCCTTTTTGGGGTCTTCACCAGTTCTGTGCTGGGTCAGCTGTGCCTGTCTTTAGGCAACATCACCTTCTACACCCTCAGCGCCATCTCTTTGGGTTTTGTTAGCTTTGTTCTGCTGCTCGCTCTGTGCCTGCCGTGGCCTAAGCGCTCCTTGTTTTTCAATCGAACGAAGaatcaggaggaaaaaaaagatcccGCTACCAAATCAGAACTGGACAAGATGAACCCGAAAGAGGGTGCACCGTCCACAGGATCCCGCTGGAAGaattctgtttttctgcagatGCTGCTGGAGGTTAAAAACGTGCTGAGCAGGCCCAACCTGAGGCTCTGGTCCTTGTGGTGGGTGTTCAACTCCACCGGCTACTACCTGGTGCTGTTCTACGTCCACATCCTGTGGAACAAAGTCTACCCCCCCACAGAGAACAAGAACGTTTACAACGGGGGCGTGGAGGCAGCTTCAACACTACTGAGTAAGGCATTCATCCAGTTTTTCCAGGAATAACTGGTTATACTTTGGGCAATACTCGGCTGCACgacaataacaacaaataaaatgatctcAGATAACTGCAATGATTATTTCATTGTAAATTGTAAGAAGTTTATTAATGTGTAATTTGGACAGTGGGTGTGTTTCCCACTTGGCCGACACACTAATCTCAGCAGGTcctgtgctgctggaggaggGTCCTTGTAAAGTATATGAGCTTCACCTGTGGCTTTCtcatattttccctttttctctgAGTCTGTTTTGAGGTAAACGACACACTCCAAGTGTGATTGAGTGCAGGCCGTGcacatatatttacataaagAGTTTATCACTGTAGATAAGCTGTGATTTGTCAGAACAGCTGTTTGTAGTGAACTGCTTCGTCTCCTGCTCTGGACAGATGACATCAGCTATTGCACTTTAAACAGCTGTAAAGCACAAAGGTAGCAGATTGCTGAAATCATGTGGCAGCAATAAAACCGAATCTGAGAGTAGGCGACTGATAATGTGATGCAATGTTGATGACTTGACAAGCAAAGACTTGTCatagacaaagaaaatattcttctaaagaaaaagattaGAAGAGTAGTGTTTGATATTGACTGCATTAAAAtgtattgattaaaaaaaatctcagtaaCGATTGTCTCTTTACAGGTGCAGTAGCTTCCTTTGTGGCAGGTTTTGTCAAAATTCGGTGGAACGTGTGGTCGGAGCTGGTCATCGGGGTTATCACGGCGGTGCAGGCGGGTCTGCTGCTCGTCATGGGAACCACAGACAACATTTGGGTCTGCTACGTCTCTTACGTCCTCTTCAGAAGCTTCTATCAGTTCCTGGTGCCTGTTGCTACGTGAGTGTCACAAGATGAAACTTGTTGGTAAACCTTAGGCATagtctgtcctttttttttttaatttactgagGTCTTAATGAAGCTTCTGTCAATTGGGATTTCATTTTCTCCCCCTTAATAttgaatttttattaaatatcaaGCAATACATATGTATCACATACTGATTAGTTTAGCTCTGGTCGTCCACTAGacttaaccttttttttttttaaataaactttattgagTAAAGCAAACAAGGATAATTTCTACAACAGTCTGCACGATCCACCCGTCTCAGTCAGAATGAAATATTGATCTGAATGAGTGTGATCAGATCAGAATCTTCTGATTGGTGTttacatgaagcatttttaatCTGAACACTGTTGTCCATATAAACATGGCTACTCTCACTCCAGTCATCTATGTTTCAAGTTTTGAGTATTTcacagatgtttgttttgtaggtTTTGTACTGATGGTGCTTTCAAAGAACGTTAATTCGTTGTCTCTTTAAATCATTAAACttattatcttatttatttcttctgttaaGCTAACTGCACTTACTGGTCATTTTATTAGACACCCCTTTGCCTTCAGAGCTGCTTTAATTCTACATAGCATAGAGTCAACAAAGTGTCTGAAACCTTCCTCTGAGGTTTTCTCcacattgacatgacagcatcacatagttgctgcatccatgatgagaatctcccgttccatcacatcccaaagctgctctactggactgagatctggtggctgtggaggtcaCCTGTGATCTCACTCATTACAGTGAACTGATtatcatgttcaagaaaccagctggagatgatttgagctttgtgatgtggtgcattatcctgctagaagtagccatcagaagataaAAGGACCGATAACGGGTCATAAAGGGATTCTCCTCTGACTTCTGACGTCAGTAAGgcatttttttgtaaactgtTAATGAATGGAAActctggagatggttgtgtgtgaaaatcccacaCAATCATAGATCGTCAATAAGAATCCTGCCATGTTcgaagtcacttaaatcctccttcttcttcattctgaagTTAATTTGAGCTTAAGCAAGTCATCATGACCATGTCTACGTGAATACATTGATGCCATGTGACTGGTTGATAAGCTGTTTGTGTTAGCAATTAGCTGAAAAGGTGTACCTGATAAAAGAGTCTGTGAGGTTTTTTAACTGAACAAGTGAGGGGCATtgaatgcagcatcatctgAAGTTGAAGTTAAGTGGCAATGCAGATGGAGGAGGCTGGATAAAACCTGCAAATCTAAACAGTTCAATGAAAGTCACATTTCTAGGGATGCCAAGGGCGTGTCTTTGAGTTTCTGAGTTGTTGGTGACTAAAgacagaggtccccaaccctggtccccAAAGCCCATTATCCtacaggtcttagatgtctccctgctgcaacacacctgattcaaattaaacaactctctgacaagctctgcacaagtctgctaatgagccattaatcaGTGGGcattgaggaccagggttggggacctctgattCAAGGAACCTGGATTAATTTTTCTAAGCATTTCCATTATTTATTCCCTTTGATATGGGATTAAAACAGAAGCATTACCAGTGTTTTCCTTATGATGAAAAAAGGTTAGAAGCAATGTGAGAGCTGCTGTTGTTATTCAACTGATGtcattaaacatttacttaatttaaatatttctatcTGGTTTAGTGAAGTCAAGCAACAACATGCACATGGTATGATCTTACAGGCTGCTAATACAAAGATACTGAACACTGCAGAATTAAAACATCTGTCCCAATTAAGTCAAAATGAGTAAATAAGACTGACTGGATTGCAACTCTCTGCAGATGCATTTTGTTAACATGGAATACATTACTATGTTGTCGCCTCTCCACAGTTTTCAGATCGCCTCGTCGCTCACTAAGGAGCTGTGCGCCCTGGTGTTTGGCGTCAACACCTTCCTGGGGACGATACTGAAGAGCATCATCAGCCTGATAGTCTCAGACAAAAGAGGCCTGGCGCTGGATGTGCAGTCTCAGGTGATAATTCGTACCACTGTTTGATTATATTGAGTACATTTGTAAGgcttaatcaaatcaaactttgttTATAAAGTGCTTATCGtgcaaaagcaacacaaagtggtttacataataaaaacaatttattcatattaaacTGCAATACagataaaacaagcctttacacactAAAGTATATAatatagcaatttaaaaacacacacctgattcttgtctctttcacacacacaatcacacactctTGCTCCCTATTCTACGCAAACATGAACTCCAGTCCTTAATTTTTGCCTCCAAACTGAACGTAGATGTAAAATtattaatagaaataaacatctggctgtgaggaaacgatatcttgg
This DNA window, taken from Melanotaenia boesemani isolate fMelBoe1 chromosome 24, fMelBoe1.pri, whole genome shotgun sequence, encodes the following:
- the slc19a1 gene encoding reduced folate transporter yields the protein MAADDTAGSGDRSEGEKEMNLEVTPSEDAEAHEDGDAEMAVSAPETQSPSEEPPEDVGEARKWKWAVIFLCFYGFMSSIKPGEAFITPYLLSFEKNFTREQVTNEITPVLTYSYMAVLVPAFLLTDLLRYKPVLIIQAVSQVVIWVILLLGDTLLQMQLMEFFYGIYMACRVAYSSYIFSLVNPVLYQRVAGYSRSSVLFGVFTSSVLGQLCLSLGNITFYTLSAISLGFVSFVLLLALCLPWPKRSLFFNRTKNQEEKKDPATKSELDKMNPKEGAPSTGSRWKNSVFLQMLLEVKNVLSRPNLRLWSLWWVFNSTGYYLVLFYVHILWNKVYPPTENKNVYNGGVEAASTLLSAVASFVAGFVKIRWNVWSELVIGVITAVQAGLLLVMGTTDNIWVCYVSYVLFRSFYQFLVPVATFQIASSLTKELCALVFGVNTFLGTILKSIISLIVSDKRGLALDVQSQFLVYFVYFAFLTVVYLICAAVVIIRHFRNQSRGEATASDRATELSLVAANSEAEPLSNGKSAKA